aaaaaaataaaaaaaaccaagGTCACGAAGAAACTCTAGAGTCTAGATATGACTTTCTCTTTCACACTCAAATATATCAtctttcatgaaaaataaaaccTTAGCATTAGAGATAAAATGGTGAAAATGGTAAACACCCCGAGAACTATCCCTAGAGGTGTGTCCCAAAAATAACCTTTTTCTTACCTGCATGGATAACCTTATCGCTGGAGAAATAAGGATGTGTTTAGTAACATAGAAACGAAACAACTCCATGAAAAAAGATGGAATCAGTTTCCTTGAAAATAGAGTGATCAAACGACCGAAAACACATGTCGTTTCCCTGAAAAGATGATATCAAACACAGCCTAATAGTTTCAAATACTAACTGGGCACCTGTGTGGAGAACGTAATTCCCAAGTGAAGAAGGACAAATGGTTCTGGTGGGTCACAGCAACACCACTCTCTAACAAATCCCACCTCATATTGGTCCCAGAGTAGAGGCGGCGCAGCCTATAAATTTCAGTTGTAGCGGGTGATGAGCTAAAAACAAACCCTTACCCACCATACAACTTGTTGAATTTAGATCTTCCATATTAAACCCTGGCATAATTTTACTGTTATATTAGTAGATGCACCCCGTGGAATTGGACGAAGCCTCAGTCGAAGAAGTAACATTGTAATGCTGGTCGTGAGCTAATCGAGCAAGACATGTCACGAGCATCCCGTGGTTTGAAGAGATTAGCCGCCTGAGTATGGAAAATCAAAGTTGAAATCACCTAATAGTCAAAGTCAAAAATGGTGAACCGGAAAAAATTGTACAAACGTCACTCCTGTGACAATGAGACCCAAATAAATGCCCAGCTTATGAGTTCACTTCACTAATCAATCAAAACAAACAGACCGATGGATCTACTTCTCCAGTACTTGCAACCGATTTCCGTTGCACTTGTTGTGATTGCACTGGTTTGGAACTATGGAAGAAGAAACCCCACCAAAAAACTAGCACCTGAAGCCTCAGGAGGGAGACCTATAATGGGTCACTTGCATCTTTTCAACGACGGTGAGTTAACTCATCGGAAACTCGGTGCAATGGCGGATACTTATGGTCCTGTTTTCAATATCCGATTCGGTTCGCATAAAACACTAGTTGTTAGTGATTGGGAAATTGTTAAAGAATGTTTTACGACGAATGACAAGCTCTTCTCGAATCGGCCGGGTACGTTAGGTATTAAACTCATGTTTTACGACGCCGATTCCGTTGGTTATGCGCCGTATGGTGCTTACTGGAGAGATTTACGAAAGATTTCTACCTTAAAACTTCTCTCGAATCATCGTATCGATACGATAAAACATCTGAGGAGTTCTGAAGTTGAGTCGTGTTTCGAGTCGCTTTATAGTCAGTGGGGAAACGGGGAAAAGAGTGGCGAATTCGCTCCGGTGAGAATGGATAGTTGGTTAGGCGATTTGACGTTTAATGTTGTTGCCAGAATTGTTGCGGGTAAGAAGAATTTCTCGGCCAACGGTGACGTTGGGGCTCAGAGATATAAAGcagcaatggatgaagctatgaGATTAATGAGATTTTTCGCATTTTCGGATGTAATTCCCTCGCTAAGCTGGTTAGACAATCTAAGAGGTTTGGTGCGAGATATGAAAAAATGTGCATCTGAAATTGATTCAATTATGGCTACTTGGGTTGAAGAACATCGCGTGAAAAGAAATTCAGGAGGTGATTCTCAACTCGAACATGATTTTATTGATGTTTGCTTGGATATTATGGAGCATTCTTCGTTACCCGGCGATGATCCTGACCTCGTCGTCAAATCTACGTGTCTGgtacgtcttttttttttttaatttgactaGCATATATTATCTCTGTTtcaaaaaaagtgatatttttttatacatagatgtatattttttatttctttttaaagCACGGTGTTTTCACGTATAGGCTAAATTAAAAAGTAAAGGTATCACTTTTACCAGAACGGAGGACGCATTATTCTGATATCCAACTACGGATTAAATTTTGAGTGATTAAATGGAATTGCAGGACATGATATTGGGTGGGAGTGACACGACGACAGTTACCCTAACATGGGCTATGTCTTTACTCTTGAACCATCCCCAAGTACTGCAAAAAGCAAAAGAAGAACTAGAGACACAAGTAGGAAAGAACCGGCAAGTCGACGACTCGGACATCCCGAATCTCCCATTCATCCAAGCGATCATCAAAGAGACGATGAGGCTGTACCCGGCTGGACCATTGATCGAGCGGAGGACGATGGAGGACTGCGAAGTAGCCGGGTACCAAGTTCCAGCCGGCACGCGCTTATTGGTTAACGTCTGGAAGATGCAAAGAGATGGGAACGTATACAAAGGCGATCCGTTGGAGTTTAGACCCGACAGGTTTTTAACTAGCAATGCGGATGTGGATCTAAAGGGTCAGCATTATGAATTGATACCATTTGGAGCTGGTAGAAGGATATGCCCGGGAGTATCGTTTGCGGTTCAATTGATGCATTTGGTTCTTGCCCGATTACTTCATGAATTCGAAATCACGACTGTGGAGCCAGAAACCAAGGTGGATATGGCTGAAAGTGGTGGTTTGCTTTGTTATAAGATAATGCCATTGGAAGTACTGATCAAACCTCGACTCGAGATATGAACAAACGGGGAGCCCAACAAACAAATAATCTGTTATATGCACGCGGTTGTGTGAGACCAGTAGGTCATGTATTTGGCAAACAAAGTGCAGACGTATAGTTATGTACTAGTAATAGtgctatacttttttttttctcttatgtCTTGATTTTATGAGCTTTCTAAAGTTGTAAGAGGAGTCGAGACGAACTCAACCTCCAACATAGTTGAAGGTCAAACAATTATGTAATCAACCATTTATGATGGATGCTGTCACACCTGCAAATGCTCCGAGCAAATTTTTGTGTTGGGACTGGTTATAGATGCCTATGATTTTCTTCCTCGTCGAATTTAGCACTTAAATCATTCAAGAAAATTCACATTCAAGCCTGATCCCAATTTGTCGAACTGAGGAAATGGACCGAGAATGCTGCTGCTGCTTAGGCAACCAGGTATCCGTCGCCTATCAGTGGATGACCATTAACTGTGACCGATTCGGCTCGCTTTAGGGGTCCATAAACCGATTCTTAAGAAGAAATGTCTCGCATTGTATTGGTATCTGGGGTCAGAAACAGGAGGTTGTTGCGACATAGACTACCGAAAAGGACTCACTATTATctcttgttggatattttcaataatatcagtAAGTCACCCAGCCGTTTTCCCTAATCTTCTTACCTAGCAGTTTTTGTTATGAAATGGATGGACCTTCTTACCCAAAAGTTTCTTTTATAGAACGGTTGGACTTGATTTGAATTCAAAACAGTTTGAATTCTAACTGATGCGTTTTTTCCCAAAGGCCACCATTGGTACTGATTGGAAGTATTTGTTGGTGATAAACAGGCGTCTTGAAAAGGTGCAAATACCCTACAAATAGTggtgatttttttccttttaagatCATctcaaaaaaacatcaaaatctctttctttCTAAGCATCATCATATTCAATTAATGTAtattcttggttgggtcaagggagtaTAACCCTTGAATTCAACAAGgctgttagggcttcattgtatcctgacaGCAATATTTCACTAACCGATTGTACTTGCCAATTATTTAGGAAAGGTCGAAATAATTGCTGAGAAGAATTGTAAGGCCTTGGAGGTTAGTGATACAACACGACATTCTTTTATGTTCTCTGAATTCATCCTCTGAGGACCCACTTTCCAACAGTTTAGAGCAATTAATTTTTCAATAATGGAGGGTGAAACTTCAAACGCAACTGCTCAATCCTTGCAAGTAATGAACCAGACTCTGAATTGTTTAGAACGTTTTGATTGTGAGAATTTTACTCGCTGGCAAGAGACCGTAAAAattttcctgatcaccatcaagtgGTGGTATATCCTTGAAGATGCATTGGAGGAAATTCCTGCCCCAAAATATGATGACACTGCTGATTTGAAGGCCAGACGTAAGAAGCATCATGAAGATGAACCAGTTACTGGGGAAGGAAATGATTGTCTCCGCAAACAACCTACAAAGCAAAATGATTGGCAAAGCACTGTTGAACTCTCATTGACTTCGGGAAAGACTGTTACTCTTATTAATATATTACATGTCCCTGACATTGTGAAAAAACTTGTTTCTGGAGACCTTGTTATGAAGACCGGATTCAATACGACCTATGAGTCTAGTAAGTATATGTATTGTCAAAAAATGGTGTGTTTGTTGGtcaaggatatgcttgtaatggattgattaagcttaatttaataaatactggttctgcttatattgttgactTTGTTGATatatggcatggtagattaggacATGTGAATTATGGCTCTCTTAGAACCATGAAAATATTATGATTAATTTCTGATTGTAAATTTGATAATGTTTCTAAATGTGAAATCTGTGTGCAAGCAAAAATACATAGAATATCCTTGAAGTCTGTAGTCAGAAACCCTACCTTGgttgaattagtacatagtgatgttgGTGATCTTAAAAATTACATAACTCCCGGTGGAAACAAATACTATGTcacttttatttatgattatactAGGTATTCTTATACTTACttgatgaaatctaaggatgatgtctttgacATGTTTAAAATATacaaagcagaagtagagacacaattaggacagaaaattaagattttacattctgatcgtggtggtgagtattttCCTAATGAATTGACATtcttttgtcaagagcatggtttaattCATCAATTTACTGCACCTTATACACCTCAACGGGGTGAAGCAATGTtatctgcatgttatattttgaatagaattccctTGAAACAGAAGATTGTTTCTCTTTATGAATTGTGGATTAATAGGAAACCAAATTTGAGAAGACTTAGAGTTGGGGGTTGTTTAGTATATGATAGGaagcctgatcctaaaagatctaagttaggaaatagggcgtataaatgtgcttttgtagATTATTCACTTAAAAGTATCACTTACAGATTTTTAATCCTTggcacttttgagattatagaatctgtagatgcgGAATTATTTGAGAACTTAAATAGAAATAGTTCCCAGATACAACCCATAGAAAACTCATTGTTACCTAGTCTAGAATCTGTAGAGACTAATGACAATGATGAACATTGTGCTCCTACTCGAGACATATAAGATACTTCTGAAATTAttgaagatatcgaacctagaaggagtaagagagcaagaaaagagaaaagttttggtccagattttataACATATCTTGTAGAAGCTTAAGGtagtaagaatgaaattcttagtaTTACTAAATATGTTATGCATGTTGATGATGACCCGAAAACTTATGTTGAGACTATGAACTCCAGATATGCTAGTTTCTGGGAAGAGTCTACATCAATGATGAAAATAATTCACTTTTGACTAACGGTACTTGGATATATTGGGATTTACCTCCAGTCATAAAGCCTATTGGATGGAAATGGATATTCAACAGAAAGTTGAATGTCGATGGTTTCATTGAAGTTCAAAGCCAGATTAGTTGATAAGGGTTATAAGTAAAAACATGGAATTGTttactttgatacatatgatCATGTTGCTCGCATCTCATTTATTCGTTGTTTTGCAGTTGCATTTGTTCACAAGTTAAttattcatcaaatggatgtaaaaactgcttttctaaatggtgatttagaagaagaaatatatatggaaaaacctgaaggtttcatattaccaGGCCAACAAAAGGAGGTTTGCAAGTTGGTTAAATTTCTCTATGGCTTGAAGCAAGCtcccatgcaatggcatgagaagtttgataaagtagttttgttATATGGTTTTGTTGTTAATGATGCggataaatgtatctatagtaagcatgatagttctagATGTGTAATTCtctgcttgtatgttgatgatatgcttatttttggatctgacatatctcgtgtagaagaaacaaagaagaatcTTAGTTATTACTTTGACATGAATGATTTAAGATAGGCTGATGTGCTCTTAGGAATTAAAATTCTAAGAAAGGGGAATGAATTGGCTTTAACCCAATCTCATTACATTGAGAATTTTATCAAGAAGTATGGTCATTTTGATTACATCCCAACCATCACTCTTTTGGATCCTAATATAAAGTTAATGAAGAATAGTGGTCGTGATCATATATTCTAGTGTTATTGGAAATTTTATGCAtgttatgcattgcacaagactaCACATATCCCAAGCCATTGGAgtgttatgtcgtttctcaagtaattcAGGATTTGAACACGGCAGAGCAGTTTCAAGAGTATTGGATTACTTGAAGGGAACCATTGATTATGGTCTTCATTATCAAGGCAATCCCGTTGTATTAGAAGGATACActgatgctaattggaataatgTAGAATCCAAATCCAAGTCAACAagtggatggatttttacattaagAGGTgatgctgtgtcttggagttccaagaagcaatCCTGTATTTCTGACTCAACAATGTTGTCAAAATTGATAGCACTTacggatgcatgtaaggaggcagaatAGGTTAGAAACTTACTTGAAGAGATCCCATTTTGGAAAAAGCAACTCCAGCAGTCttaattaattgtgataatcaggcTACGATTTTTAATGTCACTAACAAGACATATAATGTGAATtcaagacatgcaagtcttagacatcaaATTGTGAGATAACTACTCAAGAGAGGAGTAGTTTCGGTTacctttattgaatcaaagaagaaCTTGGCAGACCCATTCACAAAAAGTCTATCAAATGTTGTGTTCTCAATAAAATATGGggaatgggactaaggtctgtgaaagAAAGTTGATCACCCATAGCAGAaaccaacctatgttttgaaaaagaaaaacaaggttcaatgtggtaccaacaagttatggatgtggtTTTCGCGCACTAATTATAAACTTCCCATTTCAAATTTGTGCAGTGTATGTGCAAGAAAAATGATGGTTgaaaatccttaatgagtctatagTGGATGGATTTTGGTACCAACAGTCAGAAAAAGGATGGATGAAAATTAGAATCCAAATCCAAGTCGACTagtggatggatttttacattaggaGGAGTTGCTGTgtttggagttccaagaagcaaacCTGTATTTCTGACTCAATATTGTCAAAATTGATAGCACTTacggatgcatgtaaggaggcagaatGGCTTAGAAACTTACTTGAAGAAATcccattttggaagaagccaactccagtagtcttgattaattgtgataatcaggcTACGATTTTTAATGtcactaacaatacatataatGGGAATtcaagacatgcaagtcttagacatcaaATTGTGAGACAACTACTCAAGAGATGAGTAGTTTCgattaactttattgaatcaaagaagaaCTTGGCAGACCCATTCACAAAAAGTCTACCAAATGTTGTGTTCTCAACAAAATATGgggaaatgggactaaggtctatGAAAGAAAGTTGATCACCCATAGAAGAAActaacctatgttttgaaaaagaaaaaaaaggttcaatatggtaccaacaagttatggatgtggtTTTGGCGCAATAATTATAAACTTCCCATTTCAAATTAGTGTAGTGTATCTGCAAGAAAaaggatggatgaaaatccttaatgagtctatagTTGCTTGAAGGTGTATCGCAGAAGCACCttagagacttacctatatgagtatggaaattaATCAGGTCGTTTCCTAAGAGAAAAAGACCGCTCTCCGagagactcatgaatccaggataaGCACAAGTACATTAATGTGCAAGCTACAACACACACAATCTCAGAAATCATTATGTGTTGAGAGATTCCGTTTTTATCATATGTGGTACTTGgtccaagactggtttcaccactaAAGcccgataaggctttgaattcCTACACTAACTGtaggtttgtgttagagcatatctcggtcaaccccgcatgcgttgctatctcaagcatgttgtcaatgttagtgatcgaaactaaaagtcttgatttctagcctacatagctaagtctcggactaggataaaaaagtgtagttgagctcaaggacttcatggcgattcatcatacaacgacgaagatctatacaaggaaccgtggaacttcatcaacaaaaaggtatgtggagacatgaacttgtctatcactcaaaagtctatctcttctatctcctacttcttatgagacaaaagtcgtatgctatatagactagatcatacacatttgatattacgagccgagtatatctcgcctatctatatctcgaaatcatgtgttggtaaaatgtttcgctttgatcaagtttatcttcacctagtgacgaaagtcatgaaaagtttcaatcactttgacaattgctctgacatgaatcggtctgtgaataacggctacatagcgtcctctgagaatgtctcaatgattgaaataagagtttagattacataaccatgtattccttgaaccgaagttttcgaactttgttgatcaagagaaatcgggaggattgtggaattggcttgccaagtccgcgaacccagtccgcaggctcagtccgcgaactgtcggaagttctcgaccgagaatttctgctggattttccaaaactcgtttatgtgctaagtccgcgaacccagtctgcgaactggcggaagttctctttccgagaatttctgttgagtttggaaaactcaatcgattaacttaagtccgcgaacttgtttgtgaacttaggaGGTTATgacctaaagatgtgctctgaacatgaaacttaaattactaaggaattctttatgcaaaccgtggctataaagttcatgagccgattcaatcgaatcgactcatctttgtttcaattgtgtcttgtgtagttacataagatctcatagcaattgaacaactctttaacttgttcatttgagtcaatttaactagttatggtggagaagaacaaggttaatatgaaatgctcatatggttgacatttttgggttactatgttgaaccaacatacacgtacacgtttgggcatggttttcacgaacccagtaaacgtttaccaaaatgtgtgtgacaagctaggtttttcgatctaacggttgagaaatattagcttgaatctaaatcaggtttccatctaacggtgaataaggattgctttgtaactaaggcaaaaccctgatttgaaggatatataaaagagacatctagcattgtgcaaaactaatccccacacgtttgtgtgccactagtgcgcccgctagagtcgatctccattaacctttgattttcttctctaaaattagttaaaacttaaagacttcattgggattgtgaagccagaccgatactactttatcgtagttgtgtgatctgatcttgcatcttctatcatatgagtacaatcgattgattgacttgatatcgtgtgagttctccgataggcaagataaagaagtcacaaacatcttcgtctcactgtttgtgattcctcgacaatccgcttgtgtagtcaggaagtatTGTagggaggtgattgattaatctaggctattcttcgggaatacaagaccggattatcaattggttcatgttcaccttgattttatatcaaaagacggaaaaaaacctagggtttatcactgggagacagatttatcctttgatagacttttctgtgtgagacaaatttgtttattatcaagtctgcgattttgggttgcagtaactcttggttatgggtgagatcatctaagggaatcaagtgcgcagtatcctgctgggatcagaggcttaggagtacaactgtaccttggatcggtgggagactgattggggttcaactattgtctagtctgaagttagtttgcagtaggctagtgtctgtagcggc
This portion of the Papaver somniferum cultivar HN1 chromosome 11, ASM357369v1, whole genome shotgun sequence genome encodes:
- the LOC113322770 gene encoding methyltetrahydroprotoberberine 14-monooxygenase, whose amino-acid sequence is MDLLLQYLQPISVALVVIALVWNYGRRNPTKKLAPEASGGRPIMGHLHLFNDGELTHRKLGAMADTYGPVFNIRFGSHKTLVVSDWEIVKECFTTNDKLFSNRPGTLGIKLMFYDADSVGYAPYGAYWRDLRKISTLKLLSNHRIDTIKHLRSSEVESCFESLYSQWGNGEKSGEFAPVRMDSWLGDLTFNVVARIVAGKKNFSANGDVGAQRYKAAMDEAMRLMRFFAFSDVIPSLSWLDNLRGLVRDMKKCASEIDSIMATWVEEHRVKRNSGGDSQLEHDFIDVCLDIMEHSSLPGDDPDLVVKSTCLDMILGGSDTTTVTLTWAMSLLLNHPQVLQKAKEELETQVGKNRQVDDSDIPNLPFIQAIIKETMRLYPAGPLIERRTMEDCEVAGYQVPAGTRLLVNVWKMQRDGNVYKGDPLEFRPDRFLTSNADVDLKGQHYELIPFGAGRRICPGVSFAVQLMHLVLARLLHEFEITTVEPETKVDMAESGGLLCYKIMPLEVLIKPRLEI